One genomic segment of Stigmatopora argus isolate UIUO_Sarg chromosome 3, RoL_Sarg_1.0, whole genome shotgun sequence includes these proteins:
- the fkbp4 gene encoding peptidyl-prolyl cis-trans isomerase FKBP4, which yields MTAEEQTSEGHHAIPMEGEDITPKKDGGVLKLVKREGTGTVLPMTGDKVFVHYVGTLLDGTPFDSSRDKGEKFSFDLGKGQVIKAWDIGVATMKQGELCQLICKSEYAYGSAGSPPKIPRDATLVFEVELFEFRGEDLTEDEDGGIIRRIITKGQGYAKPNEGATVEVSVEGTCEGRVFDERELKFEIGDGESFSLPTGVEKAILAMEEGEESLFYIKSKYGFGNTGNPKYNIPGGALLKYKIKLTAFEKAKESWEMNSTEKLQQSGVVKEKGTQYFKDGKFKRASVQYKRIVSWLENESGLSEEEEKVAKALRLAAHLNLAMCYLKLKEPNNALENCNKALELDESNEKALFRRGEALFIMKEFDKARDDFQRVAQLYPANKAAKSQLVHCQKQIKVQHEKDKRTYANMFKFAEKDSKNVPEKDKSKESNGSEEMEIGSGDKEEVGDSKA from the exons ATGACCGCCGAGGAACAAACGAGTGAGGGACACCACGCCATCCCCATGGAAGGAGAGGACATCACACCCAAGAAAGATGGGGGTGTTTTGAAG TTGGTGAAAAGGGAAGGCACTGGAACCGTATTGCCAATGACTGGAGACAAAGtgtttgtgcactatgtgggaACCCTCCTGGATGGCACTCCTTTTGACTCCAGCAGAGACAAGGGAGAGAAGTTCTCATTTGATTTGGGCAAAG GTCAAGTTATTAAGGCATGGGACATTGGCGTGGCCACTATGAAACAAGGTGAACTCTGCCAGCTCATTTGCAAATCTGAGTATGCGTACGGTTCTGCTGGTAGCCCACCCAAAATCCCTCGTGATGCCACACTTGTTTTTGAG GTGGAACTTTTTGAATTCCGAGGGGAAGATTTAACCGAAGATGAGGACGGAGGGATTATCCGTCGCATTATCACAAAAGGACAGGGATACGCCAAGCCCAATGAAGGAGCCACTGTTGaag TGAGTGTGGAAGGCACCTGCGAGGGGCGTGTTTTCGATGAAAGGGAACTCAAGTTCGAGATCGGAGACGGAGAAAGTTTCAGTTTGCCGACCGGAGTCGAGAAAGCAATCTTGGCCATGGAGGAGGGAGAGGAATCGCTCTTTTACATCAAATCCAA ATATGGCTTTGGGAATACTGGAAACCCCAAATATAACATCCCCGGCGGTGCGCTTCTAAAATACAAGATCAAGCTGACGGCCTTCGAGAAGGCAAAAGAGTCATGGGAGATGAACTCGACAGAGAAGTTGCAGCAAAGCGGTGTTGTCAAAGAGAAGGGGACGCAGTACTTTAAG GATGGGAAGTTTAAGCGGGCCTCTGTTCAGTACAAGCGAATCGTTTCATGGCTTGAGAATGAGTCGGGGTTgtctgaggaggaggagaaggtggCCAAAGCGTTACGGCTGGCTGCACATCTCAACTTGGCCATGTGCTACCTGAAGCTCAAAGAACCCAACAATGCGCTGGAGAACTGTAACAAG GCCCTGGAGTTGGATGAGTCCAATGAGAAGGCGCTATTCCGTAGAGGGGAGGCACTGTTCATCATGAAGGAGTTTGACAAAGCCAGGGATGACTTTCAGCGTGTTGCTCAACTTTATCCCGCCAACAAGGCTGCCAAAAGTCAG CTGGTACATTGTCAGAAACAAATCAAGGTGCAGCACGAGAAGGATAAGCGCACATATGCAAACATGTTCAAGTTTGCAGAGAAAGATTCCAAG aATGTGCCCGAGAAAGACAAAAGCAAGGAGAGCAATGGCTCTGAAGAAATGGAGATAGGGAGTGGCGACAAGGAAGAAGTGGGAGATTCCAAAGCCTAA